The following proteins are co-located in the Cryptococcus neoformans var. grubii H99 chromosome 1, complete sequence genome:
- a CDS encoding cytoplasmic protein, with translation MADAKKKQLVYNIIDFLRTSSQDGTIKEDDKESLDVAVQCIAEAFGVDPDSAEDEKAYSIKPASLVSILDVFLKTKAKTFASASPHSEASVPQSSTDISETDKIKAESLKTKGNQLMGQKLYDSAIEQYTEAIKLDPNPVYYSNRAAAWGGAGQHEKAVEDAEKALQLDPKFTKAYSRLGHAHFSLGNYSDAVTAYENGLELDPNNANMKTALSTAKSKLAESSPRPTAADREPPQNGNSGNSGGMPDLASLASALGGGGGSGSGGMPDLASMMNNPQMMAMAQQMMANGGLERLMQNPTLRNMAENMRSGGGMPDFSSLANDPSMKDLAQQFMGGRQ, from the exons ATGGCTGATgcgaagaaaaagcaaCTGGTCTACAACAT TATTGACTTCCTTCGCACATCTTCGCAAGATGGCACTATAAAGGAGGATGACAAGGAGTCTCTCGACGTTGCAG TGCAATGTATTGCCGAAGCCTTTGGTGTCGATCCCGATTCCGCTGAAGACGAGAAGGCATATTCCATCAAACCAGCTTCCCTTGTTTCCATTTTAGACGTGTTCCTCAAAACCAAGGCGAAGACCTTCGCCTCGGCCTCTCCCCATTCTGAGGCTTCTGTCCCTCAGTCTTCAACTGACATCTCTGAAACCGACAAAATTAAAGCAGAATCGTTAAAAACCAAAGGCAATCAGCTCATGGGACAAAAGCTTTATGATTCCGCCATTGAGCAATACACTGAAGCTATCAAGCTTGACCCCAACCCCGTATACTACTCGAATCGAGCGGCTGCTTGGGGCGGTGCTGGTCAGCATGAGAAGGCTGTGGAAGATGCCGAAAAGGCCTTGCAGTTAGATCCCAAATTTACTAAGGCTTACTCTAGGCTCGG CCATGCCCATTTTAGTTTGGGCAACTATTCCGACGCTGTTACTGCGTACGAAAATGGTCTCGAGCTCGATCCTAATAATGCGAACATGAAGACTGCCCTTTCTACTGCTAAAAGCAAATTAGCGGAATCGTCACCGCGCCCTACTGCTGCCGATAGGGAACCTCCTCAAAATGGTAACAGTGGTAACAGTGGCGGCATGCCCGATCTTGCTTCTCTTGCCAGCGCCCTaggtggtggcggcggtAGCGGCAGCGGTGGTATGCCTGATTTGGCATCAATGATGAATAATCCACAAATGATGGCCAT GGCCCAACAAATGATGGCCAATGGGGGGCTGGAGCGACTAATGCAAAATCCTACCCTGCGCAACATGGCAGAAAATATGAGGAGTGGCGGAGGTATGCCAGATTTCAGTTCGCTTGCCAATGACCCTAGCATGAAGGATTT GGCCCAGCAGTTCATGGGAGGCCGACAATAA